CATAATGAATTATTCTGGAGATCGGTTGGTGGTTTTGAATACGCCGTAAGAAAAGACAATTATAAACTTTATAAAAGTGCGTATAAGGACAAAACATTGCTATTTGACTTAGACAAAGACCCTTGGGAAAGACAGGACATATCAGACTCAAATCCTAAAATAATGGCTAATCTAGAAAGTGATTACCGCGTTTGGGATGCCAAAAACATAGCACCACAATGGTTTGACCCACATGCTGAAAATGTCATAAAAGAAGAAAATGCCAAGAACGCAAAACTCCTAAAGGCACAAAAAAGTAACTAAAATGACCACACTACACCACCTACTCTTGGTTCTGTCTTTTGTAGGCTTTTCAAATATCATTATAGCCCAAAAGCCAAATGTAATAGTAATTTACACCGACGACCACCGGTACACAGGCGTACATGCTCTTGGAGGACAAGATGTTAAAACACCTGCCATGGATGGGCTTGTAGAAAATGGTGTTTCGTTTTCAAATGCCTACCTCATGGGTGCTTTTCACGGAGCGACCTGTGCACCCAGCCGTGCCATGTTACATACAGGTAGAAATTTATTTGAACTTCAGGGACAAGGATTTTCAATTCCCGAAGAGCATAAAACATTAGGAGAAACCTTAAGAAAGGAAGGATACTATTCGCACATCATAGGCAAATGGCATCAAGACAAAGAATCATTGGTTCGCTCATTTAACAGTGGTTCTAAAATAATGGGAATAGGACTTTATCTGGTTGATCATTTCAGAATGCCACTGTGGGAGTTTGATAGAGACCCTTCGCAACTAGAACCCGAAAATGCTTTTTTGCTCAAATATGACAAATTGAAAAACATTACGAAAGTGCCTTTTGACAAGGCCATGAAAAAAGGACCAATTGCTAATGAAGATGAAGGACCACATACTTCCGAAGTATTTGCGACGGAAGCCGCTAAGTTTTTGAAAGAGTATAAAAAAGACGCTCCTTTCTTCATGTACCTAGCCTTCCATGCACCGCATGACCCGCGACAAGCTCCTCAAAAATACAGAGATATGTATCCGGCAAAGGAAATACAGCTCACACCTTCCTATTTGCCCGTCCATCCATTTGACAATGGAGATATGACACTTAGAGACGAAGCCCTTGCTCCTTGGCCTAGAACTGAAATGATTACAAAGCAACAACTAGCTGACTATTACGCCATTATTACGCACCTAGATGACCAAATAGCCAAAGTAATTGCAGCATTAAAAGCATCAGGAAAGTACGAAAACACGGTTATAGTTTTTGCAGGAGACAGCGGATTGGCCGTAGGAAACCACGGATTAATGGGCAAGCAAAACTTATATAACGAAGATGGCATTCACATTCCATTGGTGTTTAGCGGTGGGGCGATAAAGCAAAAAGGAATAAAAACAGATGCCTTGACCTACAACTTTGATATCTATCCTACCATCTGTGATATGCTTAAGATACAAACTCCAAGCTCCGTTTCTGGCAAAAGCCTTTTACCCATAATCAATAAGACAAAAACAGTTAACAGAGAACATCAATATTTTGCATACAAGCAGTTTCAAAGAGCCTATCGCAAAGGCGACTACAAATTGATAGAATATGTAAAAGCGAAAACCTTAGACAAAGAAAGTGGGGAAGTAGTACGAGGCTCACGTGTTACGCAATTGTACAATATCAAGACCGACCCATGGGAAGTTAACAACCTCGCATTTATGGAAGAAAACCTAAGCTTAGTCAAAACACTACAAATAGAAATGCAAAAAGAAGCCAAGAAACTAGGTGACTATATGACCATTAGAGAAGGTGAACAATACAGTTTCTGGGATTTTTATTGAATTTAAACATTACACAAAGTAAAGCCATAATACTCAACACCCTGAACATATGAAATCGACACCAAAACTAGTTCTATATATTTTCTTAATGGTACAATTTGCTTGTACCACTAAAGAAAAAACTACGACTGAAACACAGCAAGTTTTTCCTCACAAAATGCCTGAAGAAAAGCCAACATTCGCTATGAGTGCTGCCACCGAGCGGATGTTTGATTACCCTGCCACACGTG
This sequence is a window from Arcticibacterium luteifluviistationis. Protein-coding genes within it:
- a CDS encoding sulfatase-like hydrolase/transferase translates to MTTLHHLLLVLSFVGFSNIIIAQKPNVIVIYTDDHRYTGVHALGGQDVKTPAMDGLVENGVSFSNAYLMGAFHGATCAPSRAMLHTGRNLFELQGQGFSIPEEHKTLGETLRKEGYYSHIIGKWHQDKESLVRSFNSGSKIMGIGLYLVDHFRMPLWEFDRDPSQLEPENAFLLKYDKLKNITKVPFDKAMKKGPIANEDEGPHTSEVFATEAAKFLKEYKKDAPFFMYLAFHAPHDPRQAPQKYRDMYPAKEIQLTPSYLPVHPFDNGDMTLRDEALAPWPRTEMITKQQLADYYAIITHLDDQIAKVIAALKASGKYENTVIVFAGDSGLAVGNHGLMGKQNLYNEDGIHIPLVFSGGAIKQKGIKTDALTYNFDIYPTICDMLKIQTPSSVSGKSLLPIINKTKTVNREHQYFAYKQFQRAYRKGDYKLIEYVKAKTLDKESGEVVRGSRVTQLYNIKTDPWEVNNLAFMEENLSLVKTLQIEMQKEAKKLGDYMTIREGEQYSFWDFY